One Diospyros lotus cultivar Yz01 chromosome 1, ASM1463336v1, whole genome shotgun sequence genomic window carries:
- the LOC127798159 gene encoding probable cytokinin riboside 5'-monophosphate phosphoribohydrolase LOGL10: MEGQLVRRIKTICVLCGSQLGSDICYALAASELGKKLGEKKINLVYGGGSRGLNGYVSQAVHLGNSSVVGVMPFPLAEPHISGITRGQLIETTSMSERMACKIYQSDAFIALPGGFGTLEEMFCIISWAKSNLHTKPIGLLNVNHFFDGLLSFLDQAVDQKFISLSARKILISASTIDELLEKLHTYVPQHDPYEPWIDWSKAISNKRQRGPINLDLSL; the protein is encoded by the coding sequence atggaaggtcagttagttcgtcgaatcaaaaccatatgtgtactttgtggctctcaacttgggagtgatatttgttacgcacttgcagcaagcgaactaggcaaaaaattaggagaaaaaaaaattaatttggtatatggagggggaagtcgtggattgaatggttatgtttcacaagctgtacatcttggaaattcatctgtggtaggtgtaatgccattccctttagctgaaccacatatttctgggattacacgcggtcaacttatagaaacgacttctatgtctgagcgtatggcttgtaagatttatcagtcagacgccttcattgctttaccaggaggttttggaacacttgaagaaatgttttgtataatctcctgggccaagagtaatctccataccaaacccattggacttttaaatgttaaccatttttttgatgggttgctctcttttcttgatcaggctgtggatcaaaagttcatttctctttcagcaagaaagattctcatttccgcatccaccattgatgagctgctagaaaaattacacacttatgttccacagcacgatccttatgagccttggatagactggtctaaggcaattagtaacaagcgccaaaggggtccgattaatttagatttatcactgtga
- the LOC127806696 gene encoding E3 ubiquitin-protein ligase SIRP1-like, which produces MDEMEGGAGAAAAAARYWCHFCSQMVNPVMEVEMIKCPLCERGFVEELGSAVSSPSVENNNPFPDDYFFGGGDGGPEFESDRALSLWAPILLGMMSNPRRRRRFRRRLEYADEDDDEDDSERNNSVQHEGQTDRELESIIRRRRSSATILQLLHGIRAGMLTESDNPASDNRDGNGDTADIRDRERVILINPFNQTIIVQGGSYESTNSQNQGRNPIGSLGDYFIGPGLDLLLQHLAENDPNRYGTPPAQKEAVEAMPTVKVEENLQCSVCLDDFEIGSEAKEMPCKHKFHCGCIIPWLEIHSSCPVCRHQLPADESKLDSDGFRNNSNGGSNDTGESNNNGGSSNGGGMGEDGGGDWDGRNGNGRRFSVPLPWPFNIFSSSGSGGDGNNSSSTPSSSSSAAAAANASSRNGSQSHTDEN; this is translated from the coding sequence ATGGATGAAATGGAGGGTGGAGCAGGAGCAGCAGCTGCAGCCGCAAGGTATTGGTGTCACTTTTGCTCCCAAATGGTGAACCCAGTCATGGAAGTGGAGATGATCAAGTGCCCCCTTTGTGAAAGGGGATTTGTTGAGGAATTGGGCTCTGCCGTCTCCTCCCCCTCCGTGGAAAACAACAATCCATTCCCTGATGATTACTTCTTTGGAGGTGGTGATGGGGGACCAGAATTTGAATCTGATCGCGCCCTCTCCCTTTGGGCCCCAATCTTGCTTGGCATGATGAGCAATCCCCGACGGCGGAGAAGATTCAGAAGGAGGCTAGAGTACGcggatgaagatgatgatgaggatgatagTGAGCGTAACAACAGCGTCCAGCATGAGGGACAGACCGACCGGGAACTGGAATCCATCATCCGCAGGAGGAGGAGCTCTGCGACCATTCTCCAACTTCTccatggtattagagctgggATGCTAACTGAATCAGACAACCCTGCAAGTGACAACAGGGATGGGAATGGTGATACCGCTGATATTAGGGACAGAGAAAGGGTAATTCTTATCAACCCCTTCAATCAAACTATCATTGTTCAGGGTGGTTCTTACGAGTCAACCAATTCCCAGAATCAGGGTCGCAATCCTATTGGTTCTCTGGGTGATTATTTTATAGGTCCGGGCCTTGATTTACTGCTGCAGCATTTGGCAGAGAACGACCCCAACAGGTATGGCACACCGCCAGCACAGAAGGAGGCGGTGGAAGCAATGCCCACAGTGAAAGTGGAGGAGAATTTGCAGTGTTCTGTTTGTTTGGATGACTTTGAAATCGGAAGTGAAGCGAAGGAGATGCCTTGTAAGCATAAGTTCCACTGTGGGTGTATTATCCCTTGGCTGGAGATTCACAGTTCCTGTCCAGTTTGCAGGCATCAGCTGCCTGCGGATGAATCGAAGCTGGATTCTGATGGTTTTAGGAACAATAGCAACGGCGGCAGCAATGACACTGGGGAGAGTAACAACAACGGAGGCAGTAGTAATGGTGGTGGCATGGGGGAAGATGGGGGTGGGGATTGGGATGGGAGAAATGGGAATGGGAGACGGTTCTCCGTGCCTCTTCCGTGGCCTTTCAATATATTTTCATCCTCAGGCTCAGGGGGGGACGGGAATAATTCCTCATCGACACCGTCGTCCTCCTCCTCAGCTGCAGCAGCAGCAAATGCATCGTCCAGAAATGGTTCTCAATCTCATACAGATGAGAATTGA